The Hyalangium gracile genome contains a region encoding:
- a CDS encoding acyl--CoA ligase, which produces MERADTIAGLMEHGAEADAALGAPGRPALTYGGLRGLARSTAAALNGMGIGRGDRVALVLPNGPEMATAFLCIACGTTTAPLNPAYQTQEFEFYLSDLNARALVIQEGQESPARAVAAARGIPVVELVPDTQGPAGGFTLRPERPLSGSPARAGFASPEDEALVLHTSGTTSRPKLVPLSHLNLTASAGHIVRTLQLGRGDVCLNIMPLFHIHGLIAAVLSSIAAGGSVVCTPGFNALKFFSWFEEVRPTWYTAVPTMHQAILGRAGRNTASLQGGRLRFIRSSSASLPPQVMEALEQAFGVPVIESYGMTEASHQMASNPLPPRPRYAGSVGIAAGPEVAIMDEEGRLLPPGAVGEVVIRGRNVTVGYENNPEANAKAFTHGWFHTGDQGTLDEAGYLRLTGRLKELINRGGEKISPLEVDTVLMDHPAVQQVVTFAMPHSKLGEEVAAAVVLREGASAGERELREFAARQLADFKVPRKIVFLTEIPKGPTGKLQRIGLAERLGLTP; this is translated from the coding sequence GAACGGCATGGGCATCGGCCGAGGCGACCGCGTGGCCCTGGTGCTGCCGAACGGGCCGGAGATGGCGACGGCCTTCCTCTGTATCGCTTGTGGCACCACCACCGCGCCGCTCAACCCGGCCTATCAAACCCAGGAGTTCGAGTTCTATCTCTCGGACCTGAACGCCCGGGCGCTCGTCATCCAGGAGGGCCAGGAGAGCCCGGCCCGAGCCGTCGCCGCGGCGCGAGGCATCCCGGTGGTGGAGCTGGTCCCCGACACCCAGGGCCCCGCCGGGGGCTTCACGCTGCGGCCCGAGCGACCGCTCTCCGGCTCCCCAGCCCGAGCCGGCTTCGCCTCGCCGGAGGACGAGGCCCTGGTGCTCCACACCTCGGGGACGACGTCACGGCCCAAGCTGGTGCCGCTGAGCCACCTCAACCTCACGGCCTCGGCGGGCCACATCGTCCGCACGCTTCAGCTCGGGCGCGGGGATGTCTGCCTCAACATCATGCCGCTCTTCCACATCCACGGGCTCATCGCGGCGGTGCTGTCGAGCATCGCGGCGGGCGGCTCCGTGGTCTGCACGCCGGGCTTCAATGCCCTCAAGTTCTTCTCCTGGTTCGAGGAGGTCCGGCCCACCTGGTACACGGCGGTGCCCACCATGCACCAGGCCATCCTCGGGCGCGCGGGCCGCAACACCGCCAGCCTCCAGGGCGGGAGGCTGCGCTTCATCCGCTCCTCCTCCGCGTCGCTGCCGCCGCAAGTGATGGAGGCGCTCGAGCAGGCCTTCGGGGTGCCGGTCATCGAGAGCTACGGCATGACGGAGGCCTCGCACCAGATGGCATCGAACCCGCTGCCGCCGAGGCCCAGGTACGCGGGCTCGGTGGGCATCGCGGCGGGGCCGGAGGTGGCCATCATGGACGAGGAAGGCCGCCTGCTGCCCCCGGGCGCCGTGGGCGAGGTCGTCATCCGCGGCCGCAACGTCACGGTCGGCTACGAGAACAACCCGGAGGCCAACGCCAAGGCGTTCACCCACGGCTGGTTCCACACCGGAGACCAGGGCACGCTCGATGAGGCGGGCTATCTGCGGCTGACCGGTCGGCTCAAGGAGCTCATCAACCGGGGCGGAGAGAAGATCAGCCCGCTCGAGGTGGACACGGTGCTGATGGACCATCCGGCGGTGCAGCAGGTGGTCACCTTCGCCATGCCCCACTCGAAGCTCGGCGAGGAGGTGGCCGCCGCCGTGGTGCTCCGCGAGGGCGCGAGCGCTGGGGAGCGCGAGCTCCGCGAGTTCGCCGCGCGCCAGCTGGCCGACTTCAAGGTGCCGAGGAAGATCGTCTTCCTGACGGAGATCCCCAAGGGACCGACGGGCAAGCTGCAGCGCATCGGCCTCGCCGAGCGGCTGGGGCTCACGCCATGA
- a CDS encoding 2-dehydropantoate 2-reductase, with product MRIAIFGAGAIGGFLGVKLLQAGADVTFIARGAHLEAMRTRGVTLTSGGETVTLKPRCTSEPEEAGPQDYVFVTLKAHSLPAAAPRIARLLGEETALVTGINGIPYWYFHGLDGPYRDRRVESVDPGGRLWEQLPPSRVIGSVVYPSAEVVEPGVIVHVEGDRFTLGEPDGSKSPRTLALSKLMIQAGLKAPVRPRIRDELWVKLWGNLAFNPLSALTGATLDRLAGAGELRAVARTMMVEAQAVAEALGVRFLIDIDQRIAGAAEVGAHKTSMLQDLERGRPMEIDALLGAVVELGQLVGRPMPACELVLALVRERARQAGCYPSG from the coding sequence ATGAGGATCGCCATCTTCGGAGCCGGAGCCATTGGAGGCTTCCTGGGCGTGAAGCTGCTCCAGGCCGGCGCGGATGTCACCTTCATCGCCCGAGGGGCCCACCTGGAGGCGATGCGCACCCGAGGCGTCACGCTGACGAGCGGCGGCGAGACCGTCACCCTGAAGCCGCGCTGCACGAGCGAGCCCGAGGAAGCGGGGCCACAGGACTACGTCTTCGTCACGCTGAAGGCGCACTCGCTCCCGGCGGCGGCGCCACGGATTGCCCGGCTGCTGGGAGAGGAGACGGCGCTCGTCACCGGCATCAACGGCATTCCCTACTGGTACTTCCATGGGCTCGACGGCCCGTACCGGGACCGCCGGGTGGAGAGCGTGGATCCGGGGGGAAGGCTCTGGGAGCAGCTGCCGCCCTCGCGCGTCATCGGCTCGGTGGTCTACCCCTCGGCGGAAGTGGTCGAGCCCGGCGTCATCGTCCATGTGGAGGGAGATCGCTTCACCCTGGGGGAGCCCGATGGCAGCAAGAGCCCCCGGACGCTGGCGCTGTCGAAGCTGATGATCCAGGCCGGGCTGAAGGCCCCGGTGCGGCCGCGCATCCGTGACGAGCTCTGGGTGAAGCTCTGGGGGAACCTCGCCTTCAACCCGCTGTCGGCGCTGACGGGAGCGACGCTCGACCGGCTGGCGGGCGCGGGCGAGCTGCGAGCCGTGGCCCGCACCATGATGGTCGAGGCGCAGGCGGTGGCCGAGGCGCTGGGAGTCCGCTTCCTCATAGACATCGATCAGCGCATCGCGGGCGCGGCGGAGGTCGGCGCGCACAAGACGTCCATGCTGCAGGACCTGGAGCGAGGGCGGCCGATGGAGATCGACGCGCTGCTCGGCGCGGTGGTCGAGCTCGGGCAGCTCGTGGGCCGACCGATGCCCGCCTGTGAGCTGGTCCTGGCGCTGGTGCGCGAGCGCGCGCGACAGGCGGGGTGCTACCCGAGCGGGTGA
- a CDS encoding MlaC/ttg2D family ABC transporter substrate-binding protein produces MIASLVAVTLLAAAPGPLEVVRSGYEDVQATARAPGATVDQLSAAVDKFVDFEELARRALGETWETITPAQRKAFTRAMRGMLRAFYAERTLGLGEAEVQYGQELLEEGEARVSTVVVVQGTRVPIDYRLYKSTRKAGGWRIYDIVTNQVSLLEDYRTQFRQLVATQGFNGLLSTLKKKQAQVERAAAARQAREDARAGKKQ; encoded by the coding sequence ATGATCGCGTCGCTCGTCGCCGTCACCCTGCTCGCCGCCGCGCCGGGCCCGCTGGAGGTCGTCCGTTCCGGCTACGAGGATGTCCAGGCCACCGCCCGCGCGCCCGGGGCCACCGTGGACCAGCTCTCCGCCGCCGTCGACAAGTTCGTCGACTTCGAGGAGCTGGCCAGGCGGGCCCTGGGCGAGACGTGGGAGACGATCACCCCCGCCCAGCGAAAGGCCTTCACCCGAGCGATGCGCGGCATGCTGCGCGCCTTCTACGCCGAGCGGACCCTGGGGCTCGGTGAGGCCGAGGTGCAGTATGGCCAGGAGCTCCTCGAGGAGGGGGAGGCCCGGGTCAGCACCGTCGTCGTGGTGCAGGGAACCCGGGTGCCCATCGACTACAGGCTCTACAAGTCGACCCGGAAGGCGGGCGGCTGGCGCATCTACGACATCGTGACGAACCAGGTGTCGCTGCTCGAGGACTATCGGACGCAGTTCCGACAGCTCGTCGCCACCCAGGGCTTCAACGGGCTGCTCTCCACGCTGAAGAAGAAGCAGGCCCAGGTCGAGCGGGCCGCCGCCGCCAGGCAGGCGCGAGAGGACGCTCGGGCCGGGAAGAAGCAGTAG
- a CDS encoding SDR family oxidoreductase, whose product MADMKGKRCLVTGATQGIGRVAALELAKAGASVVIVGRDPARTQETVQALRQQSGNPEVEAIVGDLALLEEVRRVAREYSSRYSRLDVLLNNAGALFGQRQLTSEGYERTFALNHLAYFALTRDLLELLGRGAPSRVVNLASAVHSMARIDFDDLMTERSYTGMRAYSRSKLANVMFTLELARRLQGRNVTATCVHPGMVLTNFGQGNLGLMGKLIGPLLRPFTLRPEQGADTPVWLASSPEVEGVTGKYFIRRKERKVNRQALDAAARERLWDVSEQLVNRVAP is encoded by the coding sequence ATGGCGGACATGAAGGGCAAGCGGTGCCTCGTTACCGGAGCGACGCAAGGCATCGGCCGGGTCGCGGCGCTGGAGCTGGCGAAGGCCGGAGCGAGCGTGGTCATCGTCGGGAGGGATCCGGCGCGGACCCAGGAGACGGTACAGGCGCTCCGGCAGCAGAGCGGCAACCCGGAGGTGGAGGCCATCGTGGGGGACCTGGCGCTCCTCGAGGAGGTGCGCCGGGTGGCTCGGGAGTACTCGAGCCGCTACTCCCGGCTGGACGTGCTGCTCAACAACGCGGGGGCCCTCTTCGGCCAGCGACAGCTGACGTCGGAGGGGTACGAGCGGACGTTCGCCCTCAACCACCTGGCGTACTTCGCGCTCACGCGAGACCTGCTGGAGCTGCTGGGCCGCGGCGCTCCCTCCCGCGTGGTGAACCTCGCCTCGGCCGTGCACTCCATGGCCCGCATCGACTTCGACGACTTGATGACGGAGCGGAGCTACACCGGGATGCGGGCCTACAGCCGCTCCAAGCTGGCCAACGTCATGTTCACGCTCGAGCTGGCCAGGAGGCTCCAGGGCCGCAACGTCACCGCCACCTGCGTGCACCCGGGCATGGTGCTCACCAACTTCGGCCAGGGGAACCTTGGCCTCATGGGGAAGCTCATCGGCCCGCTGCTCCGCCCGTTCACGCTGAGGCCGGAGCAGGGAGCCGACACTCCGGTGTGGCTGGCCTCCAGCCCCGAGGTGGAGGGCGTGACGGGCAAGTACTTCATCCGGCGCAAGGAGCGGAAGGTGAACCGCCAGGCGCTGGATGCGGCCGCCCGCGAGCGGCTGTGGGATGTCTCCGAGCAGCTCGTGAACCGCGTAGCGCCGTAA